One stretch of Diabrotica undecimpunctata isolate CICGRU chromosome 5, icDiaUnde3, whole genome shotgun sequence DNA includes these proteins:
- the LOC140441648 gene encoding kynurenine aminotransferase-like: MSKNFIKLQQIAKYTTMADVQTRFVLPKRYEGSGPSVWTEYIQMAIDYKPLNLGQGFSDYPPPKYIMDNLAEASHSSNPLMHQYTRGFGHPRLVKAIANLYSPLIGRDLDERNEVITTSGAYEALFSAISGHTDKGDEVIVLEPFFDCYEPMIKYAGGVPVFIPLTPKESHGTLPTSADWTFDKLELEKAFNKKTKIIIVNSPNNPLGKVFSMEELTFIADLCKKWNVLCISDEVYEWIVYKPHKHIRMATLPDMWKRTITIGSAGKSFSVTGWKVGWAYCPEFLMKNLQIVHQNSVYTGVTPIQEAVAIAMEKEIGRFGRDDCYFFSLPKELEAKRDYMTKMLKDVGMIPNVPDGGFFMLTDWSPVESKADMNSETDKYKDYRFTKWMAKKIGLQGIPCSAFYSEPHKHLVENYVRYCFIKSDETLKQAETILQRLKETGK, encoded by the exons AtgagtaaaaattttattaaacttcAACAAATAGCAAAATATACCACAATGGCTGATGTCCAGACGAGGTTTGTTTTACCGAAGAGATATGAAGGATCTGGACCCAGTGTGTG GACGGAATACATTCAAATGGCTATAGATTATAAACCTCTTAATCTTGGACAAGGTTTTTCAGATTATCCTCCGCCCAAATACATTATGGATAATCTAGCCGAAGCGTCACATTCCTCAAATCCATTAATGCACCAGTATACCAGAGGATTC GGTCATCCCAGACTTGTCAAAGCAATAGCAAACCTTTATTCCCCATTGATAGGAAGAGATCTCGACGAAAGAAATGAAGTTATTACTACATCTGGTGCATACGAAGCACTTTTTTCTGCTATTTCTGGACACACAGATAAAGGAGATGAGGTTATTGTACTAGAACCATTTTTTGACTGCTATGAACCAATGATAAAATACGCGGGGGGTGTTCCAGTATTTATTCCACTCACACCG AAAGAATCTCATGGTACATTACCAACATCGGCCGATTGGACTTTCGACAAACTGGAGCTAGAAAaggcatttaataaaaaaacaaaaattatcattGTAAACTCGCCTAATAACCCACTGGGAAAAGTATTTTCAATGGAGGAATTAACGTTTATTGCAGATCTATGTAAGAAATGGAATGTTCTTTGTATTTCGGATGAAGTGTATGAATGGATTGTTTATAAGCCACACAAACATATTAGAATGG ctaCATTACCTGACATGTGGAAAAGAACCATTACCATTGGATCTGCGGGAAAGTCATTCAGTGTAACAGGTTGGAAAGTGGGCTGGGCATATTGTCCGGagtttttaatgaaaaatctACAGATTGTCCATCAGAATAGCGTATATACTGGAGTTACTCCAATACAG GAAGCTGTAGCTATAGCAATGGAGAAAGAAATTGGGAGATTTGGACGTGATGATTGTTATTTTTTTTCGTTGCCCAAAGAATTGGAAGCCAAAAGGGATTATATGACTAAGATGCTGAAGGACGTTGGAATGATTCCCAATGTCCCTGATGGAGGCTTCTTTATGTTAACCGATTGGTCTCCTGTTG aGTCAAAGGCTGATATGAATTCGGAAACAGATAAATACAAGGACTACAGATTTACCAAGTGGATGGCTAAGAAAATTGGACTTCAAGGAATACCTTGTTCGGCATTTTACAGTGAGCCACACAAACATTTAGTGGAAAATTATGTCCGTTACTGTTTTATAAAG tccGACGAAACTCTGAAACAAGCTGAGACTATATTACAACGATTGAAGGAAACTGGCAAATAA